Proteins from one Pontibacter korlensis genomic window:
- the hslV gene encoding ATP-dependent protease subunit HslV, giving the protein MTKIRSTTVCGIFHNGEVALGADGQATMDKHIAKSNVKKIRKLLDGKIVTGFAGSTADAFTLLERFEEKLNAYQSNMKRAAIELAKDWRKDQYLRKLEAMMVVANKEELLIISGTGDVLEPDNQIAAIGSGSMYAHAAALALKKHAPHLSAEEMVREALNIAADICIYTNHNLIIEKPAK; this is encoded by the coding sequence ATGACTAAAATAAGATCAACCACTGTTTGTGGTATATTCCACAATGGAGAAGTAGCACTGGGCGCAGACGGGCAGGCAACTATGGACAAGCACATCGCTAAGAGCAATGTTAAGAAGATCCGTAAGTTGCTGGATGGTAAAATTGTAACTGGCTTTGCTGGCTCTACTGCCGATGCTTTCACTTTGCTGGAAAGATTTGAGGAGAAGCTGAATGCCTACCAGAGCAATATGAAGCGTGCGGCCATAGAATTGGCGAAAGACTGGCGCAAAGATCAGTACCTGCGCAAGCTGGAAGCTATGATGGTGGTAGCTAACAAAGAAGAGTTGTTGATCATTTCAGGTACAGGAGATGTACTGGAGCCGGACAACCAGATTGCTGCCATAGGTTCCGGAAGTATGTATGCTCATGCTGCCGCTTTGGCATTAAAGAAGCACGCGCCACACTTATCGGCAGAAGAAATGGTGCGCGAAGCACTCAATATAGCTGCTGATATTTGTATCTATACTAACCACAACCTCATCATCGAAAAACCAGCTAAATAG
- a CDS encoding catalase has protein sequence MKENENKDEKQFDPSRKVDQNTKNHQLASFREDPKDQYMTTDQGVRVNHTDDSLKAGSRGPTIMEDFHFREKMTHLDHESIPERVVHARGSGAHGYFQPYNDSMKEYTKAKFLTDPNSKTPVFVRFSTVVGSRGSADTVRDVRGFATKFYTEEGNYDLVGNNIPVFFIQDAIKFPDLVHAIKPDPDNEIPQASAAHDTFWDFASLMPETNHMLMWVLSDRAIPRSFRMMDGFGVHTFRFINEAGKSRFVKLHWRSLLGAHSLMWDEAQKLGGKDSDWLRRDLWDAIEKGDYPEFELSVQIVEEEDEFKFDFDLLDPTKIIPEELVPLQPIGKMVLNRNPDNFFAETEQVAFHPGNLVPGIDVTNDPLLQGRLFSYIDTQLNRFHSSNFGELPINRPVCPVHNQQGAGFMRQTINKGKVNYWPNSLGGGCPMMAPENMNGYVHHMEMVEGHKVRARSASFNDHYSQATMFWNSMTEPEKKHIIAAAHFELGKVQSKEVRECMVGQFHKIAPEFGKSVAEGVGVEVPTNFEQELTGNYKDNEASKMMKKGKSVKESPSVSMERNKIETVKTRQVAILLEDGFDCNELVQVRQALMDAGAQVKIVSKFLGMRKASNGEEVKVDKSHITTASIMYDALYIPDGKASIEILMKEGDALHFINEAFKHCKTIATSGDGIRLLEKSGIVGVRYADKTSQSVKDDTGVITAGNDADADEFAEMFMAAIKKHRHWNREERMMVPA, from the coding sequence ATGAAAGAAAACGAAAACAAGGACGAAAAGCAGTTCGATCCTTCACGCAAAGTTGACCAGAACACGAAGAACCACCAGCTAGCATCTTTTAGGGAAGACCCGAAGGACCAGTACATGACCACTGATCAAGGTGTAAGGGTTAACCACACCGATGACTCCCTCAAAGCAGGCTCACGTGGGCCAACTATTATGGAAGACTTTCACTTCAGGGAAAAAATGACACACCTGGACCATGAGTCTATTCCGGAACGTGTGGTTCATGCCAGAGGCTCAGGGGCACATGGCTACTTTCAGCCATACAATGACTCCATGAAAGAGTATACCAAGGCAAAATTTCTGACAGACCCTAATTCTAAAACCCCTGTGTTTGTAAGATTTTCTACTGTTGTGGGCTCCAGGGGTTCTGCGGACACAGTGCGAGATGTACGAGGATTTGCTACAAAGTTCTATACTGAAGAGGGCAACTACGACTTAGTAGGCAATAATATTCCGGTATTCTTTATCCAGGATGCCATCAAATTTCCCGACTTAGTACATGCCATCAAGCCAGATCCTGACAACGAAATACCACAAGCCTCAGCCGCACATGACACTTTCTGGGACTTTGCTTCGCTGATGCCAGAGACAAACCACATGCTGATGTGGGTGTTATCTGACAGAGCTATACCACGAAGCTTCCGGATGATGGATGGTTTTGGAGTACACACCTTCCGTTTTATAAATGAAGCCGGCAAGTCACGTTTTGTAAAACTCCACTGGCGCTCGCTGCTGGGAGCACATTCCTTGATGTGGGATGAGGCACAGAAGCTAGGTGGCAAAGACTCCGATTGGTTAAGACGAGATCTATGGGATGCCATTGAGAAAGGTGATTATCCAGAGTTTGAGTTAAGTGTTCAGATTGTGGAAGAAGAAGACGAGTTTAAGTTTGATTTTGACTTACTGGACCCTACCAAGATTATTCCGGAAGAGCTGGTGCCACTGCAGCCAATTGGCAAGATGGTGCTGAACCGCAACCCTGATAATTTCTTTGCAGAAACAGAACAAGTAGCCTTCCACCCCGGAAACCTGGTGCCAGGCATAGATGTAACAAACGACCCTCTGCTGCAGGGTCGCCTCTTCTCCTATATCGACACCCAGCTAAACCGTTTCCATAGCTCTAATTTTGGTGAACTGCCAATAAACAGGCCAGTATGTCCGGTACACAACCAACAGGGAGCAGGTTTTATGCGGCAAACCATCAACAAAGGCAAAGTAAATTACTGGCCTAACTCCCTCGGAGGTGGCTGCCCTATGATGGCACCAGAAAACATGAATGGGTATGTACATCATATGGAGATGGTAGAGGGCCATAAAGTTCGCGCCCGAAGTGCAAGCTTCAATGATCATTATAGCCAGGCCACGATGTTTTGGAACTCCATGACGGAACCAGAGAAAAAGCATATCATAGCCGCCGCTCATTTTGAATTAGGCAAAGTACAGTCTAAAGAAGTGCGGGAGTGTATGGTAGGCCAATTCCATAAGATAGCACCAGAGTTCGGTAAAAGCGTAGCCGAGGGAGTAGGCGTAGAAGTGCCGACAAACTTTGAACAAGAGTTGACCGGGAACTACAAAGACAATGAGGCTTCTAAAATGATGAAAAAAGGGAAATCGGTTAAAGAATCCCCGTCAGTTAGTATGGAACGCAACAAGATCGAAACCGTTAAGACGAGACAAGTTGCTATACTGCTAGAGGATGGGTTTGACTGTAACGAGTTGGTTCAGGTAAGGCAGGCGCTAATGGATGCGGGGGCACAAGTTAAAATTGTTTCAAAGTTTCTGGGGATGCGCAAGGCCAGCAATGGTGAAGAGGTAAAAGTAGATAAAAGCCATATCACAACAGCCTCTATCATGTATGACGCACTCTACATACCGGATGGCAAAGCAAGTATAGAAATTCTTATGAAAGAAGGCGATGCGCTGCATTTCATAAATGAAGCCTTTAAGCACTGCAAAACTATAGCCACTTCAGGTGATGGAATTAGGCTGCTAGAAAAATCTGGCATTGTCGGAGTGCGTTATGCCGACAAAACATCGCAATCTGTTAAGGATGATACAGGTGTAATAACTGCTGGTAATGATGCTGATGCCGATGAGTTTGCCGAAATGTTTATGGCAGCCATCAAGAAACATCGCCACTGGAACCGAGAGGAAAGAATGATGGTACCAGCCTAA
- a CDS encoding deoxyhypusine synthase family protein, with the protein MQVTDFLKKHYKHFNAASLIDAAEGYKAHLENGGKMLITLAGAMSTAELGIILAEMIRQDKVHAISCTGANLEEDIFNLVAHDFYERVPHYRELSAADEEALLERHLNRVTDTCIPEEEAMRRLEHVVLKYWQKADQAGESYFPHEFFYQMLLSGDLEQYYQIDPKNSWMLEAAKKNLPIICPGWEDSTLGNIYAGHVISGDIKNVHTMKSGIEYMMFLADYYTQTASEESTIGFFQIGGGIAGDFPICVVPMLHQDLQRTGVPLWGYFAQISDSTTSYGSYSGAVPNEKITWGKLGKDTPKFVIESDATIVAPLIFAIVLDM; encoded by the coding sequence ATGCAGGTAACAGATTTTTTAAAGAAACACTACAAACATTTTAATGCGGCTTCGTTGATAGACGCTGCCGAAGGGTATAAGGCACACCTTGAGAATGGTGGTAAAATGCTGATTACGCTGGCTGGTGCTATGTCTACAGCTGAGCTTGGTATCATTCTGGCTGAGATGATCCGCCAGGACAAGGTACATGCTATATCTTGTACAGGTGCCAACCTGGAGGAGGATATCTTTAACCTGGTAGCGCACGATTTCTATGAGCGCGTGCCGCATTACCGCGAACTTTCAGCTGCCGATGAGGAGGCTCTTCTGGAGCGTCACCTGAACCGTGTAACAGATACTTGTATACCGGAAGAGGAAGCAATGCGTCGTCTGGAGCACGTAGTGCTAAAGTATTGGCAAAAAGCTGATCAGGCAGGGGAGTCTTATTTCCCGCATGAGTTCTTCTACCAAATGCTGTTAAGCGGCGACTTAGAGCAGTATTACCAGATCGACCCTAAGAACAGCTGGATGCTGGAGGCTGCCAAGAAAAATCTGCCAATCATATGCCCAGGTTGGGAAGACTCAACACTAGGTAACATCTATGCAGGTCACGTAATCAGCGGCGATATTAAGAATGTGCATACCATGAAGTCAGGCATTGAGTATATGATGTTCCTTGCTGACTATTATACTCAAACTGCCAGTGAAGAATCTACAATTGGTTTCTTCCAGATTGGTGGAGGTATAGCCGGTGACTTTCCTATATGCGTTGTGCCAATGCTGCACCAGGACCTACAGCGTACAGGTGTTCCGCTTTGGGGATATTTCGCGCAGATTTCAGATTCAACTACCAGCTATGGTTCTTATTCTGGTGCTGTGCCTAACGAGAAAATCACATGGGGTAAGCTAGGTAAGGATACTCCTAAATTTGTGATCGAATCGGATGCTACGATCGTGGCACCATTGATCTTTGCGATTGTACTTGATATGTAA
- a CDS encoding 2'-5' RNA ligase family protein, with translation MIAITSLLDKQTSERVSELTQLLEDKFGLNGVKITPYPHLTLLTAEIPDMEELKQYLELTCYEAQNFKIRTTGLGIFPGEHPVIYIPVLRTPPLNQFHGRLHSDVSEMSTEMGVYYNTNLWLPHITLALGDTTPPILGPVLSFLCQFNFNWEITLDNLTILQKCGEYYLKDEEFRFGRRELIY, from the coding sequence ATGATCGCGATTACCTCGCTTTTAGACAAGCAGACTTCCGAACGTGTGTCAGAGCTAACTCAGCTCTTAGAAGATAAATTCGGATTGAACGGTGTTAAAATCACTCCATACCCGCACCTGACACTTCTTACCGCTGAAATTCCTGACATGGAAGAGTTAAAGCAGTACCTGGAGTTAACCTGCTATGAAGCGCAGAACTTCAAGATACGCACCACAGGACTAGGCATTTTTCCAGGTGAGCACCCCGTCATCTACATCCCAGTATTGCGCACGCCTCCTCTAAACCAGTTTCATGGTCGGCTGCACAGCGATGTTTCTGAAATGAGCACTGAAATGGGCGTATACTATAATACAAACCTGTGGCTGCCCCATATTACTCTTGCTCTCGGCGATACAACACCTCCAATACTCGGACCTGTCCTCTCCTTCCTTTGCCAGTTCAACTTTAACTGGGAAATCACTCTTGATAATCTAACCATACTTCAAAAGTGTGGCGAATACTACTTAAAAGACGAAGAATTTCGCTTTGGGAGGCGTGAGTTAATCTACTAG